The Coccinella septempunctata chromosome 9, icCocSept1.1, whole genome shotgun sequence genomic interval GGGGTTAGACGGCTGGTGCTGCCACCTAGTGACCAGCTTGCACACTGGTGTACATAAGAGAAAGAACGCTGTAAACAGATCGAAGAAGTGTGGGCACTATCCAATAGATGGCAGCACGAATTCAGCACTACAGATTTctggaaattgatttttcaatttcgcAGTTTTTATTCCCTCACGTTTAACTGAACTTCAATCTTCTTTGGGAAAAAATTATTATCGACTTTCTTAAATACAGGGTGGTGAAATTTGGACGGAGTCTAACTGACCACCGTGCATTTTCGACAAATTTGAGCGTTCGCCCTCACAAAATGCGTGCTTTTTTCCAAATTAAAAACCCTACAACCTCCcttatatatttcataaattattAATTGTGCCGTTCCATCCATATCCTTCAATTCACACGACAGTTTATCTGATCGCCACCAAactcaattcaatttcctgataAACGTGGATTTTATTAAGTGATAAATTTGGAAGAGAGGCAATTATTCGAACGCTTCCCAGTAACTAAGCGAAATGTACATTAAATACTTGATTCTTCTGGCCCTCTTTCCAACCATCAACGAATCGGccataaatttgaaaatatcgGAAGATGCAACAAACGCAAAAAATCAAGAGTTGTTCAACGTTGTACGCAGTGAGTTCAGAAACGCATCCAGCTTCCTCTCTTGTTTGCTGGTAGACGTTGAAGATTTCAGTCTGGGAGTAAAGACGAGGAATACGGAGGAGTTCTGTCCCTCCGTCATAACATATACAGGCTGTGAAATGAATACGAAGGGTGGAAAATTGGTGAATTTTCCAACGCACGTGTTTTTTTTCGCCAGAACCCACGTCAATTTCGAGGAGAAGGTGATTTCAGCCCTTAACCAAGGGTTTTATAAGCCAAGGATACCAACATTCATCATTCTGATGGACGAGGTGGAAAACTTGGGATTTCTTCCTGGTTTTATGATGAGTTTATGGCGTTTGAAGATATATCGATTCATCGTCGTGCTATTCCACGAGAATATAAGGGTATTCTCTTACGATCCTTTCAGGAAAATCGTGATAAACATCACCGATATAAGCTTAATATTCACCAATATAGAATTCTCAAACCTGCACCGTTACCAGATAGGTCTGGTGCTGTTCCATAATCCCCCCGAAAGTTACAAGATGGGGGACGAGTGGTATGGCGCAGAGAAACACTTTTGGACGATGCTGTTGCAGGATTTGAACGCCACGCTCAGGGTCGTAGAGACGCCCCCTTACCGGCTAAACGACGCCAAGCAGGCCGTCAAGAGTGGCCTGGGAGACGTCTGTCCCATGAGGTACTTCAGGACGGATTCCCCTGACGATTTGGATTTCTCACAGCCCTATTTCGTGGAGCGCCTCGTGGTCATGGTGCCGTACTCCAGAAAACTGTCTCACAACCCCATTGGTTTCAAGACTGTCGTTTGGTGTTCAATCATGCTCACCATGGTGGCGCTGTCTATTGCAATCCTTTCCATCGAGAAAGCTTCGCCAACTGCTGGAGGAAATGCGAAGCAGATTGTCCTGGACGTTTATGGCGTGTCAGTCGGTAGATCCATCGTGACCAGGACGTATCTGAGTTATAACTGGCTGCAGAAGAGCCTGCTGGTGCTTTGGCAGATGGAAAACGTGGTCCTTATAGCCGCGTTCCAGTGTGGTCTCATCTCCACCCTCCTCCTGGCTAAATACGACGACCAAATCGATACCTTAAAGGACCTGTTACAATCCAACCTGACGGTTTACATAGTGCCCGAATACATATCGATGGTCCAACACTACGTCCCTTCGTTGAAAGACCAGACAGTCAATCTGCCACGAAGCGAAATGTTCGATCTCATAGCCAACAAAACGCTCAACTACCAAGCTTTGGTCCTTCCAGAATCAGAGTCTCGGCTTTTCGTGTCGCAGTTGAATGCCAACGGCGAATCCAAGTACCGCGTGATGAGGGAGTCCTTGCTGCCCGGTTTCTTCTCGTTTTTCTTCACGAAGAATTCGCCTTTCATCACCATTATCAACAGGAAGGTGCTGGAGAAGTATCAGTTTGGGTTGAACAGGAATTTGAAATTCAAGAGGATGGAGGTACAGACGAGGAGCGCCAGGAATTCTTACACTCCTTTGTCCTTTGAGCATATGGAAACTGTGTTCGGATCCATTTTGATTCTTCTGATATTCTCCGTTTTTTTGTTCCTGGTGGAAATTCTTGTGGCGTTGAAACGGAAGAGAATCCGTCGATTATGATTATGTCCTCATGATAGATCCAAATTTATTGATAACATTAAAGCAAAATGTTGTGACCACAACCTTAACAATTTCTAACTAGACCAATACAACTGGCATTCTTAAAAAGCTTTCTTGTTTTTATGTAATAATATCTTGACAAAAAAGTGTTTTAAGTGCTCCCCCTGGGCAATGAATgaactaaaaaaatttaattggtACCTATCCCAAATTTCCATCACCTCACTGTTGGGGAAAACACATGAATTTTCTGTAAAAACTAGTAACAGAATGAGAATCGTATTACATACCTAAACATAGCCAAGGTTCTCttgaattcatttttcaaagaaactgaactGGTTATCTATTGTCTGCAAGAAAAAAAGTTCACATTGTTAATTAGAATATTGTGGAAACTCGAAAAACATTTGAAAATGTCTGTATGTTCACGAAACATTTTGAACCACTGCGTGAACCATAGATAAATAGGTAATTAGTTTATCTATTCTATACCCAGTTTTGTTTGAAAAGATGGCGCATATTCGCCAAGGTTTTTCGAAACATTTTCTCTTCGTGTAATCTGGATTTATGGTATAATTGAATGAATTGCTAGGGAAATATAATGATCATGTTGATAATAATTAGCCCAGTCGTAGCTTAATTTGATAACTACTCTTTTGAtttgataaaaatttcaaaaaagttgCTTCTCACTGGAAATTCTGATGAGATTTAAAGATATACCTACGTAAATCAATAATTCATAACAACATTGATCTCATCGTAGATATTTACGTTTAGTGATATTTGAACACTTACCTTTTCCTCGTAGAGGAAAAACTTCCATTTCCGTTTCATACGTAGTAAAATTCTTCCAAATAAggtttttgaataataatatattttaaaTTGCACCGAACGTTTTGAATCTTGTTGTCTTTCCTCATAATTTGAGTAACTGAGAAAATAATTGTTGGCTTTTCTTCATTTCTTAACTTTTTCACTTGTTACATTTCAGGTAGCACAgacaaaataattaatttgaagCTAACCATAGATTTTGAAACTAAGCAAGTAAAGAGCGCTCATGCGGCAATCTCAGGAACTATTTCAGTAGGGATGACTGTAGGATTAATTGGATTATTGGGCTTTTTCCAGCTGATTATTCTATAAAACGTTATCGTTAGTTCGAATGAAGCGAATTTATAATAATCAACGAATAAACAATATCGAAACATTTCCAGAACAGAATAATacacaaatttttttgtttttctcggCTGTTTTCCAAAAAGCCGCGAGGGGACGCTTTTTTATCTTGACTTGctctaaaaaaaaagaagaaaatggcACTGATTTGACAGCTCCCAAAGTTTTTTTTATAGGTTAAGAAGTCCCCCTGATATCGTGTTAATCGttgaattgataaaaaaaaataagttccGTTTTTGTTTTTGCTCGACACGACAAAATAGTATTTTGCAGAACTATGGCTCAAAGAGTTCAGTACGAAAATTCGAACGAAGTGGGGGTATTTACTAAGCTTACCAACAGTTACGCCCTAGTAGGAATAGGAGCTTccgaaaattatttcaggttaCTCAGATACTTTGTTCATATTGTGCAATTGGTgctatctgtttttttttcatcttataGTCACTTGGAGAATGAGTTGTCTGATACGATCCCAGTCATACATGCTTCTATCTCTGGATGTAGAATAATAGGTAGGCTTTGTGTAGGAAATAAACATGGGTTACTGGTTCCCCACACCACATTAGATACAGAACTGCAGCACTTGAGAAATGCTCTGCCAGATGCTGTAAAGGTTCAAAGAGTCGAAGAAAGACTTTCTGCATTAGGCAACGTGGTTGCTTGCAATGACTATGTGGCCATAGTACACCCAGACTTGGACCGGGTAATTTATTTTGAAGTAAATAACTGCCGAAATTTATATCTGTTCAAATCATGTAGGAAACTGAAGAAATAATAGCCGATACTCTCAAAGTTGAAGTATTCAGGCATACAGTGGCAAATAATGTATTGGTAGGAACATATTCGGTACTGAGTAACCAAGGAGGTTTAGTCCATCCCAACACAAATTTGACAGATATTGACGAACTCTCCTCTGTACTACAAGTTCCCTTAGTGGTGAGTGTGATGAATTAATATTGTGCAATCGTACTAATGAGTAATTTCTATTCCTTATTGAATATTTCTTTTCTAGGCAGGAACTGTCAACCGAGGAAGCAATTTGATTGCAGCAGGCTTAGTTGTGAATGATTGGTGTGCTTTTACAGGATTAGAAACTACCTCTACAGAATTAACAGTTATTGAGTCAATATTTAAACTGAACGATTCCAACCCCGCAGTGATAACAAGCAAAATGAGAGCAAGTTTGATTGAAAGGTGTGGTagatatattttctatttcaaatgtgatattgattttaattttttttttcagcatgTCATAatcaattgaagaaaatttttattttaatatgTGTACATTATGTTTTGAATAAATACATTTTCCAGTACAAACGCTGTTTGTTTCATGATTTCTcacaaaaaaattggtgattgCTTATGAGCAATTACCATTATTTTATTAAATGCTGGTTATTGATTAGCTGGATACAGGGTAGACTAATAGTTTTTCACAATTTAGAGAGTTATGAAAACTAAACTTTATTATGAGctgttttttgtattttgaagTATATAGGGTGATTCATTAAAGGTCAATAAGTAATGCTTTTTGgcattctgttgaaaatatgGCATTGCATTTGAGATTTTATAGAAAGTTTCTAAATAAAGCACTCAATTTCCAGTTTGAACATTCAATATAACGTTATCTGTTTTTGAGGACAAGTGTTTTTTCTTtagagaaaaaagtttttttgctCCATcagttgaaaatatgaaaaaattacctgatctaatgaaataaaaaaagtattttctaaTTTCTTTACTTTTCACTAACCTCCATGGCATTGAACATTGTATTTTTTTGAGTTCATTGCTCCATGAGGATAGGATTTGATACGGAAAACTCAATTATATTTCGAAAGTGATCGATTGCGCCATCTAGTgtagaacttgaaaatatttcaaattacaaaCGCGAGTGGGTCAGGTGTATACGAGGAAGGCCGCCTGTCTGAGCCTAATTTTTGCATAAATATGTGCTATCGAAAGATGGAAAAGATGGAAAATAGCTTAGAATAGAAAGAATCTATACCAGTGCACTGGTATCCCCATTCTGCCTTTCCACTCAGCATGGTAGTGCTGGCCTTTTTCTTCCCTGGATATTCCTTGGAATGGCTTTTCTAAGCCAATCAGAATATAAGGCTTCATGGGCTAGTATATCTATCACAAGGTGATCTATTGGATCTATTATGATATTCAGATCCCTATTTGGGCACGTTCTCATAATTCGAAAGGGATGCAAACATAGCCTATAGCCTCTTAATTCTATACAGGATTTTCCCTGTACTTCTGACTTCTGACTTGCCTGGGATTGCCTAACAATTGCCTAATATAAGTGACTCTTGGTACATCCGTCGCAGTAAATTTGGGTTACATACAAAAGTTTCACCAGACAGAGACTTCTGCACGCCTTTCAAGGCCTTAGAATTGCTCTGCCAACAGCGTTTTCAATATGTTTATTCCACAGGAGCTTGATATCAAGGGTTACTTCCAGATATATttaaccatagagaaagggtctctgTATTTAACTTACACATTCCACAACGTCTACATTCAGAGAGATAATATATATTTCAAAGCTGATAGTTTTCTTTTCTGTTATATGAGGTCTGAGGTCATACTATATATGGTCTCTATATCAGAGCTAGCTATGCCGTCTTCATAGCCTATATACATTCGTAGCCAAGTTCCCTGAGTCTGTGGAGTAGTACATTCACTACCAACTATGCTTCACAGAAGGGGGGAGAGATTATTAAACCCCCTTGAGATATGTTTCGCGGGTGGACTTAAGAGAGGTAGTTTGGCTGTCCATCCTTTATCTCATCAGTCACTCTTGTCGTCAACatctcaaatattcattttgatAATGGATTTGTACACTCCTCGCTTCTTAAGAGCATCTTTGACCAACACATGTGTTGGGTTATCAAATGTCCCGGAAGGTTATTCAGCGTATTTCTGAATTACTTCGATCAGCTGATATAGAGCAGCCACATGTGGCCGATCAACAGAAGTATTCTTCAGATTCCCCCTCTGTTCTTATATGTGTAGTCATGTCTATACTAGTTTCTCCATCGTCTCCAGTAAAAATGACGTTAAAAAAATAGGTCTTAAAGGTCGGATAACTTCGATATTTTTGGAATTCATACACTTCCTAGGTTTATGACTGAGTGCTAAAGTATACAGCTTCTGGTAATCTTCATAAAATGAGGAAGGATTTTCTCCAGTCCTTTCTGCGTGGGCAGGGGACTATTTAATTCATTCCTGGTGgtttaaatggaaaaaaaagtgtttattgccCACTGCAACCGTTGTCTTTGTATGAAA includes:
- the LOC123320050 gene encoding eukaryotic translation initiation factor 6 codes for the protein MAQRVQYENSNEVGVFTKLTNSYALVGIGASENYFSHLENELSDTIPVIHASISGCRIIGRLCVGNKHGLLVPHTTLDTELQHLRNALPDAVKVQRVEERLSALGNVVACNDYVAIVHPDLDRETEEIIADTLKVEVFRHTVANNVLVGTYSVLSNQGGLVHPNTNLTDIDELSSVLQVPLVAGTVNRGSNLIAAGLVVNDWCAFTGLETTSTELTVIESIFKLNDSNPAVITSKMRASLIESMS